Proteins found in one Brachypodium distachyon strain Bd21 chromosome 5, Brachypodium_distachyon_v3.0, whole genome shotgun sequence genomic segment:
- the LOC100840386 gene encoding uncharacterized protein LOC100840386 gives MASPAEAPWAPGGAAASPSAAAAGSLQASVASLSRPPPGAASAAFPQALRGPILCGMRAIWTARNKRNHGETSMSITQACRWARDMASDLIQTSGPCAKGKQGATAVMIRDDMGQVIAIRCKWYNDISIVLSAEALACWDGAELMASLK, from the exons ATGGCCTCCCCAGCGGAGGCGCCGTGGGCTCCAGGTGGTGCGGCGGCCTCTCCaagcgcggcggcagcgggcagCCTCCAGGCGTCGGTGGCTTCCCTGTCGCGGCCGCCTCCAGGCGCGGCGTCAGCAGCCTTCCCCCAA GCTTTACGCGGACCTATCTTGTGTGGAATGCGGGCAATTTGGACTGCAAGGAACAAAAGAAATCATGGAGAAACCTCAATGAGCATTACACAAGCTTGCAGGTGGGCAAGGGACATGGCCTCCGATCTGATTCAGACCTCGGGCCCTTGTGCAAAAG GTAAACAAGGAGCCACGGCTGTGATGATTAGAGATGACATGGGCCAGGTGATTGCTATCCGATGCAAGTGGTACAACGATATCTCAATTGTGCTGTCAGCAGAGGCACTGGCATGTTGGGATGGTGCAGAATTGATGGCCAGCCTGAAATAA
- the LOC100843617 gene encoding uncharacterized protein LOC100843617, with protein MAGWPIDLWNEWAIQILVLLSFMLQVVLFVFAGIRRREASPVLRLLLWLAYQLADSTAIYALGLLSLNSFPREHQLVPFWAPFLLLHLGGPDNITAYSLEDSKLWKRHLLTVFVQVLGAAYVLYKHIAGRGNLVLAAIFMFVVGVVKYAERIWALRCSTMDSIRSSLNNSRGRNDHYTIPNGVKGKFHEQVLLELAHSLFHFCKLKLVDSSVNMDHPNLVRSRLDWSDIWKLIEMELSLLYDILYTKAAVVHTWYGYCIRFMTPFATAGALLLFHFSNGLGGLSGVDVAITYALLGGALFMEVTALLGAIGSTWTLAFLCALPMRCSWLRHALVCSGRWHRLRRLLLTLSRLDIRTRRRWSGTIGQYNLLHLCACGSSDPLRRLAEILGLKERWNKLHYSRTLVVSEVVKKLVFNRHGTLVSRSSHVNALGLLRAKWGKWALAKNELYDEVFKDCDHLLGVELQEGILIWHIATDVFLANRENKEDTAAAHDVVAAIKALSNYMMFLLVRRPDLLPGLVLNRIYQLTCENLVEIWHGSLQREKLAVILYREKKTLDFNSSELRVRYGVEVAEKLIQQEKAGPTDILGVLLDVWMDFLSYAANRCSRESYVNRLNNGGELIAILWLMAAHFEPQNRASSR; from the coding sequence ATGGCTGGATGGCCCATAGACCTTTGGAATGAATGGGCAATTCAGATCCTGGTGCTCTTGAGCTTCATGCTGCAGGTTGTCCTCTTCGTCTTCGCCGGCATCCGCAGGCGTGAAGCGTCCCCTGTGCTGAGACTCCTGCTCTGGCTGGCATACCAGCTGGCTGACTCCACTGCCATATATGCTCTGggcctcctctccctcaaCAGCTTTCCGCGTGAGCACCAGCTGGTTCCCTTTTGGGCGCCATTCCTCCTGCTGCACCTTGGAGGCCCAGATAACATCACTGCCTACTCCCTCGAGGACAGCAAGCTCTGGAAGCGCCATCTACTGACTGTCTTTGTGCAGGTCCTCGGAGCCGCCTATGTGCTCTACAAACATATTGCTGGCAGAGGGAACTTGGTCCTGGCAGCCATTTTCATGTTCGTAGTCGGGGTTGTCAAGTATGCAGAGAGGATATGGGCACTCAGGTGCAGCACCATGGATAGCATAAGGAGCTCACTCAACAATTCACGCGGCCGCAATGATCATTATACTATTCCTAATGGTGTCAAAGGGAAGTTCCATGAACAAGTTCTTCTGGAACTTGCTCACTCCCTTTTCCATTTCTGCAAGCTTAAACTGGTTGATTCCTCAGTCAATATGGATCATCCTAACCTCGTTCGTTCACGTCTTGATTGGAGTGATATTTGGAAGTTGATTGAGATGGAGCTATCTCTGCTATATGACATATTGTACACCAAGGCAGCCGTGGTCCACACCTGGTATGGCTACTGCATCCGTTTCATGACGCCCTTTGCCACTGCCGGGGCATTGTTGCTGTTTCACTTTAGCAATGGCTTAGGTGGTCTCAGTGGAGTTGATGTTGCTATAACTTATGCCTTGTTGGGTGGTGCCCTGTTCATGGAGGTGACAGCGCTGTTAGGCGCAATTGGATCGACATGGACACTTGCCTTTTTGTGTGCTTTGCCCATGCGATGCAGCTGGCTCCGACATGCCCTTGTCTGCAGTGGAAGATGGCATCGGCTTCGTCGCCTGCTTCTAACTCTCAGCCGGCTGGACATAAGAACAAGAAGGAGGTGGTCAGGTACCATTGGGCAGTATAACCTGCTGCATCTGTGTGCTTGTGGCAGTAGTGATCCACTCAGAAGATTGGCAGAGATACTTGGGCTCAAGGAGAGGTGGAACAAGTTACACTACTCAAGGACCCTCGTGGTTTCAGAGGTTGTCAAGAAGTTGGTGTTCAATCGACATGGTACGCTAGTGTCGAGATCGAGCCACGTGAACGCACTGGGCCTGCTCAGGGCAAAGTGGGGAAAGTGGGCACTGGCCAAAAACGAACTCTACGATGAAGTTTTTAAAGATTGTGACCACCTCCTTGGCGTCGAACTCCAGGAGGGCATCCTTATATGGCACATCGCCACTGACGTCTTCCTTGCCAacagagaaaacaaagaagataCTGCTGCAGCGCATGATGTCGTGGCTGCGATCAAGGCACTGTCCAATTACATGATGTTCCTCCTTGTGAGACGCCCGGACTTGCTACCTGGCCTTGTCCTGAACAGGATTTATCAGCTAACCTGTGAGAATTTGGTCGAAATATGGCACGGCTCCCTTCAGAGGGAGAAACTCGCCGTTATCCTGTACCGGGAGAAAAAAACTTTAGATTTCAACAGCAGCGAACTTCGTGTGCGATATGGAGTTGAGGTTGCTGAGAAACTGATCCAACAGGAGAAGGCAGGGCCGACCGACATATTGGGTGTGCTTCTTGATGTGTGGATGGATTTTCTATCATATGCCGCCAACAGATGCAGCAGGGAGTCCTACGTTAATAGGCTCAACAATGGCGGCGAGTTGATAGCTATCCTCTGGCTCATGGCAGCACACTTTGAACCGCAAAATCGAGCCTCGTCGCGATGA
- the LOC100846771 gene encoding uncharacterized protein LOC100846771 has translation MHAGTMSGGPLDLWNHWSIQILVLLSLALQIFLFVFARIRRRGANPVLRILLWLAYMQADSTAIYALGHLSLSKARENEKLVAFWAPFLLLHLGGPDSITAYALQDNQLWLRHLQVLVVQVLGAGYVLYKRIADNGFFVMLASILMFTVGFVKYVERTCALKRGNMDTIRSSLKNEPYVQRKQFRTLDQGLREGAANKEEHYVRLAHSMFHVCKRAIVDSWIEKDFENRGGEMLRDIENEKYKGMWMLMEVELSLLYDILYTKAAVIHTWPGYSIRIVSPLATVASLLLFYFSDNDGDSKVDVGITYTLLSGAFLLEATSLLSALGSSWTYTFLCTTRWRWLRKTALCSGRWDQLRQLVKKITRIQVGGQARRWSGEMGQYNMLQLCSRRDTAFSPLLGRLAKMVGQNEWWNRKHYSGTIQISDELRLWLHWYIQRLHRKNKVNTQGMIRTNWGVEALQYYKCYDGVEFKDFKDSLGIELQEGIIIWHIGTDVFLAKSSRDKAYDADQEKVVEIIRTMSNYMMFLLVERPEMLPGLAQTRLYQQTCQNLVDMCTAETSSRSISWTKVKELFWLHDDPNPSRLLERDDLAIMLNTEKPGYSTDVPRLCYANWLTRALLKQEEEKDRMAVLELIRHVWTDFLVYTANRCSRESHAKRLGSGGELTTVLWLMADYFHKQSVLKAPEDS, from the coding sequence ATGCACGCCGGAACAATGTCTGGAGGGCCGCTGGACCTCTGGAATCATTGGTCGATCCAGATCCTTGTGCTCTTGAGCCTCGCACTCCAGAtcttcctcttcgtcttcGCCAGGATCCGTCGACGCGGAGCCAATCCTGTGCTGAGGATCCTGCTGTGGTTGGCGTACATGCAGGCTGACTCCACTGCGATATATGCCCTCGGCCACCTCTCCCTCAGCAAAGCACGCGAGAATGAGAAGCTTGTCGCCTTCTGGGCGCCGTTCCTCCTGCTGCACCTAGGCGGTCCTGACAGCATAACTGCCTATGCCCTGCAGGATAACCAGCTCTGGTTGCGTCACCTGCAGGTTCTCGTCGTTCAAGTCCTCGGAGCAGGCTATGTTCTGTACAAACGCATTGCTGACAACGGGTTCTTTGTCATGCTGGCTTCTATCCTGATGTTCACCGTCGGTTTTGTCAAGTATGTGGAGAGGACATGTGCACTCAAGCGGGGGAACATGGATACCATCCGGAGCTCTCTCAAGAATGAGCCATATGTCCAACGGAAACAGTTCCGCACTCTGGATCAAGGGCTCAGAGAGGGGGCCGCCAACAAGGAAGAACACTATGTGCGTCTTGCTCACTCCATGTTCCACGTATGCAAGCGTGCCATAGTTGATTCTTGGATTGAAAAGGATTTTGAAAACCGTGGTGGCGAGATGCTTAGAGACATCgaaaatgaaaaatacaaGGGTATGTGGATGTTGATGGAGGTGGAGCTCTCCCTGTTGTATGACATCCTGTATACCAAGGCAGCTGTGATCCACACTTGGCCTGGCTACAGCATCCGTATTGTCTCGCCACTTGCCACTGTCGCCTCCTTGCTGCTGTTCTACTTCAGTGACAACGATGGTGACAGCAAAGTTGATGTTGGTATCACATACACCTTGCTGTCTGGGGCTTTCCTCCTGGAAGCAACATCCTTGTTGAGCGCGCTAGGGTCAAGTTGGACATACACCTTCTTGTGCACCACACGTTGGAGATGGCTCCGTAAAACTGCTCTATGCAGTGGAAGGTGGGATCAGCTTCGTCAGCTTGTCAAGAAGATCACGAGAATACAAGTTGGTGGTCAGGCAAGGAGGTGGTCCGGTGAAATGGGGCAATACAACATGCTGCAACTTTGCAGCCGTCGTGACACAGCCTTCAGTCCTCTTCTCGGTAGATTGGCAAAGATGGTGGGACAAAATGAGTGGTGGAACAGAAAGCATTACTCAGGGACCATTCAGATTTCAGATGAGCTAAGGCTATGGCTGCACTGGTACATACAACGATTGCACAGGAAAAACAAGGTGAACACGCAAGGCATGATCAGGACAAATTGGGGCGTAGAGGCATTGCAGTATTATAAATGTTATGATGGTGTCGAATTCAAAGACTTCAAAGACTCTCTTGGCATTGAGCTCCAAGAGGGCATCATTATCTGGCACATTGGCACAGATGTGTTCCTTGCCAAAAGCAGTCGAGACAAGGCATATGATGCAGACCAGGAGAAAGTGGTGGAGATCATTAGGACAATGTCCAACTACATGATGTTCCTCCTTGTTGAGCGGCCCGAAATGCTACCAGGCCTTGCTCAGACCAGACTGTACCAACAGACCTGCCAGAATCTGGTTGACATGTGTACTGCAGAGACCTCAAGTCGCAGTATCAGCTGGACTAAGGTGAAGGAATTATTCTGGCTGCATGACGACCCTAATCCTTCTCGACTATTGGAAAGAGACGATCTTGCCATCATGCTCAACACAGAGAAGCCAGGCTACAGCACAGATGTTCCTCGCCTATGTTATGCTAACTGGCTTACTCGAGCACTACTCAaacaagaagaggagaaggacAGAATGGCTGTCTTGGAACTGATCCGACATGTGTGGACTGATTTTCTTGTCTACACTGCCAATAGATGCAGCAGGGAGTCCCATGCCAAGAGACTCGGCAGTGGCGGTGAGCTGACAACCGTCTTGTGGCTTATGGCGGACTACTTTCACAAACAGTCTGTCCTCAAAGCACCAGAAGATTCATGA